Proteins encoded together in one Aminipila butyrica window:
- a CDS encoding anti-sigma factor family protein, producing MTCLEVEELLSAYVDHQLDPEQMAQMARHIEGCTSCQQSVKILQEMLEQLTSLGDVPLPRAFDETLHQALMAEGQAIRQAKANQNQRVKPAKKRNWKRLSSIAAVFIVGLFSLLLYNNNLEDFANLSGTDRDLASRQERAAVQSAEPEETAEQQNLAVLDKETLPQQNSDSKALLPAQEETTNQHAEQELNSAANSSLPEQPETGADQGTMNLDLTPSNVPLLKSVTLQPEADQLNNYIEQLAQLLDGVDYQVDSCTLSEDGTSWLIEITVTKAGPAGQEIKEGAVYCGQDGELWKKD from the coding sequence ATGACTTGTTTAGAAGTAGAAGAATTGTTATCTGCTTATGTAGATCATCAGTTAGATCCCGAACAGATGGCACAGATGGCACGTCATATAGAAGGCTGTACATCTTGTCAGCAATCTGTAAAAATTTTGCAGGAGATGCTGGAACAGCTGACCAGTCTGGGAGATGTTCCTCTTCCTCGTGCCTTTGACGAAACCCTTCATCAGGCGCTGATGGCGGAAGGTCAAGCTATTCGTCAGGCTAAAGCAAACCAGAATCAGCGAGTTAAACCTGCAAAAAAGAGAAACTGGAAAAGGCTATCCTCTATAGCTGCTGTTTTTATAGTTGGTTTATTTTCGCTTTTATTGTATAATAATAATTTAGAAGACTTTGCAAATTTGAGCGGTACGGACCGAGACCTGGCCAGCCGTCAGGAAAGGGCAGCAGTCCAGTCTGCCGAGCCGGAAGAAACGGCGGAGCAACAAAATTTGGCTGTGCTTGATAAAGAGACGCTTCCTCAGCAGAATTCTGACAGCAAAGCGTTGCTGCCAGCTCAGGAAGAGACAACCAATCAACATGCGGAGCAGGAACTGAATTCTGCGGCAAATAGCAGCTTACCAGAGCAACCGGAAACGGGAGCTGATCAGGGAACAATGAACTTAGATCTGACACCATCGAATGTGCCCCTGTTAAAATCGGTTACCCTACAGCCGGAGGCCGATCAGCTGAACAACTATATAGAGCAACTGGCTCAGCTGCTGGATGGAGTGGATTATCAAGTGGATTCCTGCACCTTAAGCGAAGACGGGACCTCATGGCTGATAGAGATTACAGTTACGAAGGCAGGCCCGGCGGGACAGGAGATAAAGGAAGGGGCCGTTTACTGCGGTCAGGATGGGGAACTATGGAAAAAAGATTAG
- a CDS encoding RNA polymerase sigma factor, whose translation MISEEEQNLIKKAKEGDEGSFEALILSCKGKAYNLALRYVKDEQDALDVLQESFIKIFRHLDKFKEDSKFETWVYRIVVNTCYDSLRKNKGRQQERPLAIREEEEGGELELPDNQPLPEDVLLNREHSSYLLQCLERIPEEHKRIVVLRDVTGLSYEEIADTLECSIGTVKSRLSRARQRLKEVYISGKT comes from the coding sequence ATGATTTCTGAGGAAGAACAAAACCTGATAAAAAAAGCAAAGGAAGGAGATGAGGGCAGTTTTGAAGCCCTTATTTTGTCGTGCAAGGGAAAGGCTTACAACTTAGCTCTTCGATATGTGAAAGATGAGCAGGATGCTTTGGACGTACTTCAAGAAAGCTTTATCAAGATCTTCCGCCATTTAGACAAATTTAAGGAGGACAGCAAGTTTGAAACTTGGGTCTACCGAATTGTGGTCAATACCTGCTACGATTCGCTGCGAAAGAACAAAGGCAGGCAGCAGGAGAGACCGCTGGCGATCCGAGAGGAAGAAGAAGGGGGCGAATTGGAGCTGCCTGACAACCAGCCCCTCCCAGAAGATGTCCTCTTAAATCGAGAACACAGTTCGTACCTGCTTCAATGTTTAGAACGAATTCCAGAAGAGCACAAGCGGATTGTTGTTCTCCGGGATGTCACCGGGCTATCTTATGAAGAGATCGCCGATACGCTGGAATGTTCTATCGGTACGGTGAAGTCTCGTTTGTCCAGAGCTCGTCAGCGGCTCAAAGAAGTATACATAAGTGGCAAAACATAG
- a CDS encoding hemolysin family protein, translating to MVYLLNIIIIIFLVYFNAFFVATEFAMVKVRRSRIETLVREGNNKAKHTLTVVDNLNAYLSACQLGITLASLGLGWVGEPAVAKMLEPFFEWLNISGAMVHSISFIIGFSLITAVHIVLGELVPKSLAIISAEKLALYTALPLILFYRATYPIMWAFNHTTNFILKIFGLSQANEHEEAHTDQEIKLLVEESYKHGLVDKTEMALIDNIFDFSEKTVTHVMIPRTDMECIFLEDPLEEILAYVLDKQRTRYPVCRKDKDHVVGFLHAKDLYKQELIGSSHQIDSIIRDVQFVPESMSISQLLKIFKLKKTQLAVIVDEYGGTSGLVTLEDILEEIVGDLQDEFNVEMPEIINQEDGSYIVDGKVHLEELEELLGLSLEDDNVDTLGGWIYSRLEANPKAGDEISYEGYKFVIYSCDQRRIRQVHIEALSPSQTSTDSE from the coding sequence ATGGTTTACTTGTTAAACATTATTATTATTATTTTCTTAGTTTACTTTAACGCTTTTTTTGTGGCTACAGAATTTGCCATGGTTAAGGTTCGTCGCTCTCGTATTGAGACTCTGGTTCGGGAGGGAAACAACAAGGCCAAACATACCCTCACCGTGGTGGACAACCTCAATGCCTACTTGTCCGCCTGCCAGCTGGGCATTACTTTGGCTTCTTTAGGACTGGGCTGGGTCGGAGAACCCGCCGTGGCTAAAATGCTGGAGCCGTTCTTTGAATGGCTAAATATATCAGGAGCTATGGTCCATTCCATCTCCTTTATTATAGGCTTTTCTCTCATTACGGCCGTTCATATCGTCCTGGGAGAGCTGGTGCCTAAGTCCCTGGCCATCATCAGTGCTGAAAAGCTGGCCCTGTATACAGCTTTGCCGCTGATTCTCTTCTACCGGGCTACGTATCCCATCATGTGGGCCTTCAACCACACCACAAACTTTATCCTGAAGATATTTGGACTGTCTCAGGCCAACGAGCACGAAGAGGCTCATACCGATCAGGAAATTAAGTTGCTGGTAGAGGAAAGCTACAAACACGGTCTGGTGGATAAGACGGAAATGGCACTAATCGATAACATCTTTGACTTTTCTGAAAAGACCGTTACCCATGTGATGATTCCCCGTACGGACATGGAGTGCATCTTTCTGGAAGACCCACTAGAGGAAATTCTGGCTTATGTGCTGGATAAGCAACGAACTCGTTACCCTGTATGCCGCAAGGATAAAGACCACGTGGTGGGATTCCTTCATGCTAAGGACCTATACAAGCAGGAACTCATCGGCAGCTCCCACCAGATCGATTCGATTATTCGGGATGTGCAGTTTGTGCCAGAATCCATGTCTATCAGTCAGCTATTAAAAATATTTAAGTTAAAAAAGACTCAACTGGCCGTCATTGTGGATGAATACGGCGGTACCTCTGGTCTGGTAACCTTGGAGGATATCTTAGAGGAAATTGTTGGCGATTTGCAGGACGAGTTCAATGTGGAAATGCCAGAAATCATCAATCAGGAGGATGGCAGCTATATCGTAGACGGTAAGGTTCATTTGGAAGAGCTGGAAGAACTGCTGGGCTTATCGTTGGAAGACGACAATGTCGATACCTTAGGTGGATGGATTTATTCCAGGCTGGAAGCAAATCCGAAAGCTGGAGATGAAATTTCTTACGAAGGTTATAAATTTGTTATTTACAGCTGTGATCAACGGCGGATTCGACAGGTTCACATCGAGGCCCTCTCTCCATCTCAGACTAGCACAGATAGTGAATAA
- the polA gene encoding DNA polymerase I, producing MEKRLVIIDGNSLINRAYYAMQRPMMTKDGLYTQGVYGFLNMLTKIKNDYEPAYLVVTFDKKAPTFRHLEYEDYKAGRKKMPPELAMQLPLLKEVLETMKIKMLELDGYEADDLIGTIARQAEEEELEPLIITGDRDALQLATNKTRVLITKKGISEFEMYDHDAIIEKYGFTPTQFIDFKGLMGDQSDNIPGIPGVGEKTAQKLILEFGSVEALLAQVESMPKGKLKERIEENAQLAVMSKRLATINTHVPIEDTDFSEYLLQEPDYEKLVEVYVKLEFNSLLKRLKATNLAQGAVNQLTISEAAEKRPERKERQPLSVTSKEELQTLFSQIQEGEEVAIKVYSDKNHRATPKVYGIGIMSTNVVAFIFCEENQEVIKYFAKELVAKKIKLTGYYLINEYYVLLNALRGEGKLALAAEQGYLFHTAFDCAIAQYVLEPSKSNYDLKTVAFELLHQEIENEEEFMAANSQLALFDNPGENYLAYTKTWGETVEALRWIQEAKLKQEELEEVYYQVELPLIEPMASMEDYGFKLDKQELMSAGTFISTQLEMLTSKIYDCAGEEFNINSPLQLGAILFEKLGLPAGKKTKRGYSTNAEILEKIKYEHDIVPCILEYRTLSKLKGTYIDGLLPLVHEDGRIHAHFQQTVAATGRISCTEPNLQNIPIRQELGRKLRRAFIPEEQFTLVGADYSQIELRVLAHMSEEQHLIEAFNNEDDIHRITAARVFKVPQEDVTPLQRSNAKAVNFGVIYGMSGFGLSEELNITRKEAEKYIDEYFKTNPKVKEFMDQQIQFCKENGYVATLMGRKRAIHEINASNYMVRQLGERLAMNSPIQGTAADIIKLAMIQVYRQLHRIGATSRLILQVHDELIIETAVEEQETIETLLQDCMEKAMTLKIKLAVEVNQGENWYDLK from the coding sequence ATGGAAAAAAGATTAGTAATTATAGACGGAAACAGCTTGATAAACCGGGCGTATTATGCCATGCAACGCCCGATGATGACGAAAGACGGACTGTACACTCAGGGAGTGTACGGTTTTCTTAATATGCTGACAAAAATCAAAAACGACTATGAACCAGCCTATCTGGTGGTGACCTTTGATAAGAAGGCGCCTACCTTTCGGCATTTGGAATATGAAGACTATAAGGCCGGAAGAAAAAAAATGCCGCCTGAACTGGCGATGCAGCTGCCTCTGCTGAAAGAGGTGCTGGAAACCATGAAGATAAAAATGCTGGAGTTGGACGGCTATGAGGCAGACGACTTAATTGGTACCATCGCCAGACAAGCGGAGGAAGAAGAACTGGAACCGCTGATTATTACCGGTGATCGAGATGCCTTGCAGCTGGCTACCAACAAGACCCGGGTGCTCATTACCAAAAAAGGGATTTCTGAGTTTGAGATGTATGACCACGACGCTATAATTGAAAAGTATGGGTTTACACCCACACAGTTTATTGATTTCAAAGGGCTCATGGGCGATCAGTCCGATAATATCCCCGGCATACCTGGGGTAGGAGAGAAGACAGCGCAAAAGCTGATTTTAGAGTTCGGCTCGGTGGAGGCGCTTTTGGCCCAGGTAGAGTCCATGCCGAAAGGAAAACTTAAAGAGCGGATCGAGGAAAACGCTCAGCTGGCAGTGATGAGCAAACGCTTGGCGACAATTAATACTCATGTGCCTATTGAGGACACGGATTTCTCAGAATATCTGCTTCAGGAACCCGATTATGAAAAGTTGGTAGAAGTGTATGTAAAGCTGGAGTTTAACAGTCTGCTGAAGCGATTGAAAGCAACTAACTTAGCGCAAGGAGCCGTAAATCAACTGACAATTTCGGAAGCAGCGGAGAAGCGACCGGAACGGAAAGAACGACAGCCGCTATCGGTGACTTCTAAAGAAGAGCTGCAAACCCTTTTTTCTCAAATACAAGAAGGGGAAGAAGTAGCAATCAAAGTCTATTCTGATAAAAATCATCGGGCCACCCCAAAGGTGTACGGTATCGGAATTATGTCAACAAATGTGGTCGCTTTTATCTTTTGTGAAGAAAATCAAGAGGTAATAAAGTATTTTGCTAAAGAATTAGTAGCGAAAAAGATAAAATTAACCGGATATTACCTGATTAATGAGTATTATGTTCTTCTAAATGCACTAAGAGGTGAAGGAAAACTGGCGCTGGCAGCAGAACAAGGATATCTTTTTCATACGGCCTTTGATTGTGCCATAGCTCAATATGTTTTAGAACCATCAAAAAGCAACTATGACTTGAAAACTGTGGCTTTTGAGCTGCTCCATCAAGAAATTGAAAATGAAGAAGAATTTATGGCAGCCAACAGCCAGTTGGCACTCTTTGATAACCCGGGAGAAAACTATTTGGCCTATACGAAAACCTGGGGAGAGACCGTGGAGGCGCTCCGCTGGATTCAAGAAGCCAAACTGAAACAAGAAGAGCTAGAAGAGGTTTATTATCAGGTGGAGCTTCCGTTGATAGAACCTATGGCTTCTATGGAAGACTACGGCTTCAAATTGGATAAGCAGGAGCTGATGTCTGCTGGAACCTTTATTTCAACGCAGCTTGAGATGTTGACCAGCAAAATTTACGATTGTGCCGGAGAGGAATTTAACATTAATTCTCCCTTGCAACTGGGCGCTATCCTCTTTGAAAAGCTGGGTCTGCCTGCTGGAAAGAAGACCAAACGAGGTTATTCCACCAATGCAGAGATTTTGGAAAAGATTAAATATGAGCACGATATCGTGCCGTGCATTTTAGAATACCGCACCCTCTCCAAGTTGAAGGGGACTTATATTGACGGCCTCTTACCGCTGGTTCACGAGGATGGAAGAATTCACGCGCATTTCCAACAGACGGTGGCAGCTACAGGGCGAATAAGCTGTACAGAGCCGAACCTCCAAAACATCCCGATCCGCCAGGAACTGGGGCGAAAGCTGCGCCGGGCTTTTATTCCAGAGGAGCAGTTCACCTTAGTAGGGGCGGATTATTCTCAGATTGAATTGCGGGTGTTAGCACATATGTCGGAAGAGCAGCACTTGATTGAAGCCTTTAACAATGAGGATGATATTCACCGGATTACAGCAGCCCGTGTATTTAAAGTCCCTCAAGAGGATGTAACACCTTTACAGCGAAGCAATGCGAAAGCGGTCAATTTTGGCGTCATCTACGGCATGAGTGGTTTTGGCTTGTCAGAGGAACTGAATATCACCAGAAAAGAAGCGGAAAAATATATTGATGAATACTTTAAAACCAATCCTAAAGTTAAAGAATTCATGGACCAGCAGATTCAGTTCTGCAAAGAAAATGGTTATGTAGCAACCTTAATGGGGCGAAAGCGGGCCATTCACGAAATCAATGCCAGCAACTATATGGTTCGGCAGCTGGGTGAACGATTGGCTATGAACAGCCCGATTCAGGGCACGGCAGCAGATATCATCAAATTGGCCATGATTCAGGTATATCGGCAGCTCCATCGTATTGGTGCTACATCTAGACTTATTCTTCAAGTTCATGACGAGTTGATTATTGAAACAGCTGTGGAAGAACAAGAGACCATTGAAACGTTGTTACAGGATTGTATGGAAAAGGCCATGACCTTGAAAATCAAACTGGCGGTAGAAGTCAACCAAGGAGAGAACTGGTACGATTTAAAATAG
- a CDS encoding histidinol-phosphatase HisJ family protein has protein sequence MYDYHTHSFFSDDCNIPLERMIASAIAKGVKELAVTDHYDPDYPDSEYPFILDFDAYHKALIQAQEQYSPQIQIIKGLEIGIQHGETMNACQSAAQAFPYDFILGSFHCTDHKDLYQGYFTADTDIPKAFERYYEYAYECLKEYRDFDVMGHINVVDRYVPFEKIPSYKPYMELIRAILQLLIENGKGIEFNASCYRYLKNGRTTPTKEILQAYRELGGEIITFGSDAHNPESIADHYQESLELLRTVGFKYLSTFKERQVQFLSI, from the coding sequence ATGTATGATTATCACACCCATTCTTTTTTCTCGGATGATTGCAACATCCCCCTGGAGCGTATGATTGCTTCTGCTATAGCAAAAGGGGTAAAAGAGCTGGCTGTCACCGACCATTACGACCCGGACTATCCAGATTCCGAATATCCTTTCATCCTTGATTTCGATGCCTATCATAAAGCACTGATTCAAGCCCAAGAGCAGTATAGTCCTCAGATTCAGATTATCAAGGGTCTGGAAATAGGCATTCAGCATGGGGAGACTATGAACGCCTGCCAATCTGCGGCCCAAGCCTTTCCCTATGATTTCATCTTAGGTTCCTTCCACTGTACCGATCACAAAGATTTATACCAAGGGTACTTCACAGCGGACACCGACATTCCCAAGGCTTTTGAACGATACTATGAATATGCCTACGAATGTTTAAAGGAATACCGAGACTTTGATGTTATGGGGCATATCAACGTGGTGGATCGCTATGTGCCCTTTGAGAAGATTCCCTCCTACAAGCCTTACATGGAACTGATCCGAGCGATTCTCCAGCTGCTCATTGAAAACGGCAAGGGCATTGAGTTCAATGCTTCCTGCTACCGCTATTTAAAAAATGGAAGGACCACCCCTACTAAAGAAATTTTACAAGCTTACAGGGAATTGGGTGGAGAAATTATTACTTTTGGCTCAGATGCCCACAACCCAGAGTCTATTGCCGACCATTATCAGGAGAGCCTAGAACTTCTTCGAACTGTAGGTTTTAAATATCTTTCCACCTTTAAAGAGAGACAAGTCCAATTTCTTTCTATATAA